One part of the Vitis riparia cultivar Riparia Gloire de Montpellier isolate 1030 chromosome 15, EGFV_Vit.rip_1.0, whole genome shotgun sequence genome encodes these proteins:
- the LOC117932730 gene encoding non-specific lipid-transfer protein-like encodes MSRVLGSLIMVLLVWSSAMAEPSCPRVIREVAPCLPFLQDDGPAKPSKRCCEGVTEVNGMAKAKKDRVAICECLEQTLNFIDYDPKRIPLLGKQCGLTIDLPPTGQNTNCSQVAY; translated from the exons ATGAGTCGAGTACTGGGATCTCTGATCATGGTGTTGTTAGTTTGGAGCTCAGCCATGGCTGAGCCTTCATGTCCGAGGGTGATTCGGGAGGTTGCCCCCTGCCTTCCATTCTTGCAGGATGACGGTCCTGCCAAGCCATCTAAGCGTTGTTGCGAAGGTGTTACGGAGGTAAATGGAATGGCGAAAGCCAAAAAAGATCGGGTCGCCATTTGTGAGTGCCTTGAGCAGACACTGAATTTTATTGATTACGACCCCAAGCGCATTCCTCTTCTCGGCAAACAATGTGGGTTGACCATCGATCTGCCTCCTACCGGTCAAAATACAAACTGTAGCCA GGTGGCTTATTAA